In Fragaria vesca subsp. vesca linkage group LG5, FraVesHawaii_1.0, whole genome shotgun sequence, the genomic stretch CTCGTGGCCTCTTCCAGATGCCCCCAGTTAGACTCATCAACCGGTAATTCACCAAACCCAGAACTTCTTTTCCCATCTTTTCTTCTTGAATTGCTCTTTGTTTGCTCAGAAATTCAATGAAATGGAAATTGGGGTTTATGTTGCTAGATGCTTAAATTGAAAGTTTTTACATTTTAGTGATATATGTGATTTGATTGAGTCATGGTTTAGTGGGTTTGAATTTTAAAGTGTTGTGCATTAGTTGTGGAGGTGTTGCTAAATGTTGTTGGTTGGTGTTTGACACTGTTTGTGGGAAGGTATTTTCTGGTGAGGGCTGGGGAGTCTGAATATGAGAGCTGGGGAGTGATTAATACGAATCCGGTTGCGAAAACTTCTGTTGACAGCGGGTTGTCTGAGAAAGGGAAGAAGCAGGCGGTGAGGGCAGCTTTCGACTTGAAGGAAATGGGGGCTTGTGACACCAGCTGTTGGATTTGGCCTTCTATCACTCAGAGAGCTTACCAGGCTGCAGAGATCATTGCATCAGTTAACGGGGTCACTCGAAGGTATGCAAGTTAATATTCGATTGGTTTTGACACAATGAGTACTCAATGCTTCCTCATTTAGAACCTTGCTTTGAATTTCGGTTTGTTTCAAATCCGGAACATCATTTTATACGATTTGCTATTATGAAACATGATACTATTATGTATCCTGCTCTCTTAGTTAGCAATCGAAGACTAAATTGTTTAAATTGGAATTAATGATGATTTTAGAGGCCAATTTGGAATCACATTGCTATGATAGAAACCTGTTGTTCAAGACTTCAAGTACAACTTTATATGATAACTGTCCATGACTCCATGTATGTGCACTTGCTGCAATCATCCCATTTTCTTATTCTGTTCTGTTGCAGTAACATTGTTCCGGAGTATAGCTTTCTAGATGCCCGTGGCTTAGGAGCTTATGAAGGAAAGAAACTAGAAGCTGTTTCAGAAGTAATATTTCCATCTGCTAACTTTTCAGAATAAATCTTGAATTTCCTTCTAAATTTTTTTTTTTATAGACTTTTAATCTACAATTCTCCTGTGACTCAACCAAGTGGAATACTACTACTGCTCAATGACATCGTCATTAACATCTGTGTTCCTACTCAGGTATATGCATCAGATACTATTTCTCCAAGAATCAAGCCTCCTCCTATTGACGATGGAACCCCAAATGAGAGCGTCTCCGATGTGTTTGTTCGGGTGACACAACTCATGTCCATACTCGAGACTCAATACTCTGCAGACACGGTGATAATTGTCTCACCAGATTCGGACAACTTAACAATCCTACAAGCTGGCATAGTTGGACTTGACTTGCGAAGGTAATTGGACACACTTTTTACCTAAAATTCCCAGTATTCTCAGCAAGATACATGTGTTTTTTATTTGGGATAAAGAAGAAACTTATTTATATATTTCAGGCACAGAGAACTTTCTTTTGCACCAGGAGAAGTCAGATTTGTCGATACCAATAGTGTACCTACTTACAAGCAACCTGCATCAGCTGTATATAAGTGTTTAAATCCACCAAATTGTACCTAAACATCATTCTGTCTCATACTATGTGAAGTCTAGTGAAGTCATGTTCACACTTGTTTATAATCATCATCAGTTCTCATGAATCATAATGCTTTTGCTCATTCTGTTTCAATGGTTTATTTCTATTCTCATGAATGAGGAAAAGAGGCATGAAAAATACTAATGTTATCTACCAAACAAAAGCTACCAATTCTCATGAGAATTGCTGACTCCTCATTCAGTTTCCATGATTAATGATTTATTTGTTTTTTCAGATAACATTTGTTTACGGTTTTACTCATCTTCCTTTATCAGTACGAGTTATCTCGTTTGTGAGATGCGTAGTTTTATGAGCGTTCCGTCATCGGTGTGGATAATTTTACTTGCGGTATTATTTAAAGTTGTTGTACGTTAACCGCCTAATCCATTTTTTTAACACTCAAATTCATTCATCCGTTATAGTCTCTCTTTTTCTAAAGATATTTGCATTAGTTAGGGGCTTATCTGTTATTGTACTCTATAATAACTTGTTTTAATTTGACTGACAATGACCTTTTATTTGGAAAGGAACCGACGTTTGCCTTAATTGGACACATCATGATCAAATTCCAATCAATTATAAAACCTTTATGTCAGTCACGATGAAGTTGTTAAAAATCGTCTATGATTACTCGATTTGTCTATCTGTATCAATTTTACTTAAACAAATTTCATTTCATTTCCTAAAACCGAAAATCCTGTGAATCAAAGAAAGTCACTTGTAGCTTTGTATAGTTTTGGAGCATTAAACTAACAAATCTCTAAAGTTTGGTTATATGAAATAACTAAAAAAAATAAAAATAAAAATATTGAAATAGTGAAGTGGATGACTCATAACGCCGTGACGGCGTGGCGTTATGGGCAAAAGTAAAATAAGAAAAATACAGTCAGCATTTGTGTTTCCAAAACTTCCAAAAGATCAAGTCCATCTCAGAGTCATACACACACGGAGAGCGTGACTCCGACTCGGCGACTCAGAAGTGGTTCACCGCCTCACTCTCTCTCTTTTCCGGCGAGCCTTGTTCTCTCCGGCCGCGAAAGATCGGAGTCCGATTCGAGCATTTCCCTCCTTCAAATGAGTATCGTCCGATCTTGTAACTCACTCGCAGCGATTCGTGTATAGCTCGACCTCCATGGCCATCCGAGGCGTCGATTTCAAGTGGTCAGTACTACCTTTCTTCTCTGCTCCGGCTAGGTTAAACTGCGGCAGTTGATTTTGATTTCGGATTGTGATTTCTTTTTGCTTTGCAGGTACGATGGATTCTTCTTGTCGATGCTCGCCACCAGTGTGTATCCTTTTTCACTGTGAAAGTTAGGGTTTCCGTTTCAATCTCTGCAATTCTTTTTTCGTTTTTGGATTATCTGTTTGTTGTGGTTTTTCCTTAATTGGATTTTTGATAGAGTAATTGTGGCGATTAATTGGAAGCGGTACCATACTTGTACATATCCGTTGCATATATGGATCGTGGTAGGTTCTGAATTGTTAATGTGCAGTTGTTTTGGTATAATATTTGCTTCGATTTTCGGCTGTGGTTCTTATTGTTTTTCTTTGTTTAATCTTCAGGTTGATTACACTACAGTGTTTGTTTTTCGCTTGTTGATGTTTGTTGATAATGGACTGGCAGCTGGAATGGGATTGTAAGTTCATTTCTTAGTGAATGTATATCTTTGCACTTGCTTAATTTTCATATATAGAAGCAACAAAAGCTTTTGATTAGCCTCTAACTGCGTTTTGTTTGTGTACATCGTAAGTGAAGTAGTTGCATGTTGAGTTCTCGATGTATCCTAGATTTAGCTGTGGTTTTGATATTGGCGTTTTAGAATTAAAGAAAAAGAGGCCTTGATAGTCCAAGAAATTCCTATGCGACTCACCTCCGATTCTGCATAATATTGCCCTGATTTTTTTTTCTCTTTTACTTAATCTGGGTGGCAATTTTGGGTAGCTGAGTCCCTTCAAATTGTTATGTTTGTAGGGATTTTGGGTGGCAGCAAAGATATGCTCGTTTCTGTGGAAGAGTAGTGGTCATTTCAATTCTTTCTCTGCTACTCTATCCATTTCTTTGGGCTTGGACGGTAATTGGGACTCTGTGGTTTAGAAGCTCGAAGGATTGCGTAAGTTGATATTCTTTGTTCTCGGCAGATTGATGATATGCAAATAAGCTATATAATGGTGCTGATGCATTTATTCGCTTGCAGTTGCCTGAAGCTGGACAGAAATGGGGTTTCCTTATTTGGTTGCTTTTTAGTTACTGTGCACTGCTTTGCATTTCGTGCATGTCACTTGGGAAGGTTAGTGGTGCTATTCATACCTGTTTTTTTAGAATATACCAGGAGTTTGTTATGGTACTTTTTGTTTTCAATGTCCCTTATCGCTCCTCTTTCCAGTGGTTGACACGAAGACAGGCACACTTATTGCGTGCTCAACAAGGGATTCCTATATCAGAATTTGGGGTAAATCCTCAAACATTTGTTTGTATTGCCTAATCGTTTTTACCCTGTGTCATACTGATGTCATTGGTTTCTCGTACTGTTAAAGATTTTAGTTGATATGATCCGGGTGCCAGATTGGGCATTTGAAGCTGCGGGTCAAGAGGCAAGAGGAATGGGTCAAGAAGCTGCATACCAACCTGGACTTTACTTGACAACGGCACAGGTTGATCTCCCTGTTCTATTGATAAGGAAGCTGCTTATTGTCCATGATTTGAAACATTTTTCAGTTTTGAGTCTAATGATTATGTCCTTTACTCCTTTTGAGTGTAAAACCATATACTATAAGCTAATATATGTTATACTTTTTTTTTTTTGGAATTTGGTATTAGTGTAGTTAAGCTATCTATGTATAGCAAAACTAATGTTCAAGAAAGTAGTGCCTACAAAATATAGGTTTGGGAATTTTAAAGGGTGTTTGTTACAAGCTTGCTTGTCTGCCTATGCATGTAGTCTGTTGGAAACTGGATAATCTGTATCAAGCTTCTGTCAGATGTTAGAGGTCTGTTTTGAGATTCTTTTTGCTTTCGAGAGTGTATTATTATTGTGCTTTACTGGTGGGCAATAGAGAGGAGGAAAAAAAAATGGTTTCTTCTTCTTTAAATCTTATGGTGTGTATGATAACTCACTGTAATATCTGGTGATTACAGAGAGAAGCAGTGGAAGCACTCATTCAGGAGCTTCCAAAGTTCAGGTTGAAGGCCGTTCCAACGGATTGCAGTGAATGTCCAATCTGCTTAGAAGAGTTCTATGAAGGCAATGAGGTAAATCTTAAAATCATCTATCTTTTGAAACCATTAGTTGTCTCAAGTTTTGAACCAAAATCTTGTATGTTTACTATTAAGATATGAATTGCATGGATGGACTCCTTCTGAGAACCAAGTGCATTGCTGTATCACGACTTTGCAGACCACTGCACCCACTCTCACAAATCCTTGCCCATAAAGATTCTTAACGGAAATGATGGTGCAGGTTCGGGGCCTACCGTGCGCTCACAACTTCCATGTAGAATGCATCGATGAGTGGCTTCGATTGAATGTGAAATGCCCTCGGTGCCGTTGCTCAGTCTTTCCCAATCTCGACCTCAGTGCTATATCCAATCTCCGTGCCGAGTCTGAACGGTCATCTGTCACGTTGACTGCCAACCGGTATGTTAGAGCCCAACCATCCAGTCAGAGCTATCTGCTGAGATTGCAAGGTGTGCTCCAGCCAGTCCATTCAGAAACTGCAAGCAATGACACAGACACTGCTTTGGCAACTGCCGAGAATGGGGATGTTGCCTCGTCTAGCCGGGATCCATTGAGCCAACGGCAGGTCCCTTCTGTTGGACATGTTATAGTTGTTGAGTCCGCCTCCTCTCCACAACAGCAACGATAGACAGTCTCAAAACTTAACTGCGGTTTCTAACCCTCGTGCCAAAGAAGGCTTATTGGTGTTATTACTCTGTACCAGGCCATCACCACGGTTATCTTTGTAATGATTTACGGATTCGTGGTTAACAAAATGCTGATTAGATACTCATGGTAAGATACTTCAATGATCCTTTTCTCTGTTGGCTCTTTCCAGAAGTTTTCTATTTCCATCTAAACCTTCAATTGAGTGAATGAGAGAACTAGAAAACGATGGAGCCTTGACCTTTTGATAATCCAACCATTAAAGCCAGCTTGGTTTCCCCCAGAATGATAACTAATTAACCATGATTAAGCTTCAGTGAAGCACCTCACATCAATCGGAAACGTTTCATTTTCACTTCAGAGAATTGCCAGATTAGTGGTGTTACGAGGATTGACGTTTACACTGTTCTGAGTAAACGTTTATCTCTTCCGTCAAGATAAACTAATTTCCTGATACATTTTCTCATTTTCTACTTGTGTGCTTTTGAATAATTTGTTTTGCCATTTAGAATTTTCTATTCCATGATCCATCCCATTTTTTGTGACAACAAATGTAACAGCAGATGTGTCTATGCCGTATCAATAAGGGCTCTCTTAACTCGAAGATTTGAGAGTAGACGGTTTATATTTTATTAGCTTTTTACCCGGTATGTGGGTTGAAGTTTAATTTGAATTGTTCTATTTTAAGTGGAATGAATCTGATTATCTTATTTCTTAGATAACTGCTCCACAAAACAAACCACATAGTCTTTTTTTTTCTTCTTAAAATTCTAACGGTGTTTTACAGTTATGGCCATAATAACTTATTTTTATTTCTTTGAGAATTTTCTATTACCTTAATTTTTCGGATAATTCAAAAATGATGAAGGATAAAGTGTAGAGACAAAGAGATAGCAAGAGAATCATCATCTTATTCATTGATAGGAGCCCTTTATATAGGGAATTACACAATACCAATATGGTAAGGATATGAATACATAGATCTAGTCTAACTAAATATCCTATTGGCATAAGGCCAAGACACACATAAAGAATATCCTAGAACACTCCCCCTTGTGCCGCGCGCTGATATGCCGATGGTGCTGATCTGTTGCCTCGTCAAAAACCTCGTCAAGTCATAAAAACCCTGTGGGAGAAAAACTGAACCTTGATCGTAGGAGAAAAAGAGTACAACGCACCCTTCACATTTGATAGTGACATGTATGTATGTGCTAGACTCCCCCTGAAGTTCGCACCTCCCCCTGATCTTTACATCAATCATAGGGCTATTCCTGATTCTTACTAATCACGGAAGTTTCAAAAACTTAGCATGTCAATGCTCTTTAACATGTCTTCAAATGTGGCATTAGACAATGATTAACTAAATCATGCCGTATTGTCCTCAAATGATCTTTTACACTTAGATCTTGAGGAGAAGGTCGCTTGTGAACTCAAAACATAAGTTCGTGCAGGAAATCAGGTTTCCGCGCAGCATGACCTTCAATTACTAGAACAGTCGTAACTTCCTCTAGGAAATACATATGAACGAACCGTAAAAGGTTTTGGAAACTAGACTCATTTAGCTTTCCAACCGTATATTACACACATTCTAGTTCATCAGGAGCTGTTCACAAAGTCCCGTCGAAGTTGACTGTTTTGCCAAAATCAGATTCTCAGACAGATTCGTCCTACTTTACGAAAACGGCCATAACTCACTCAATATGATAGGTATGATCAAATGGTTGGTGTCTATGGAAAGTAGACACATAGACCTTTCCAATGGTACCAATTTCACCATTTTCCAGTGAGTGAGATTTCTTATAGGTCCTGTGGAAGTTGACCTACAAAACTTGGCAGATTCTGATTTCGCTTTTGATGTGTCTTTCTTATGTAGGGATAGAATAAGCCTCAACCTTTCATACCATTAAGTATTGAAAAAGGAGTTACTGCCATTACATTGGCGTTGCGTGGGCGCATAGCTACACTTAGCTTTACAACTTTTCATAGCGAATGAGATGTCAAGTCTTTCGTATTGTGTTGAGTACATTGATGCGTCTTATTGTACTTAGATGGGAACTCCATCTCTTAACACATATTTGTCATCTTGCTTTAGACAAAACAACGGATCTCTCTTTAGAGCAAAGACCTTGACTAATCATGGGAGTATATGTAGGCCTCATTAGTTATAGAGCGCCTAAGCCGATTGATCATNNNNNNNNNNNNNNNNNNNNGGCCTTGTGACACCAATTTTTGCCACTATATGGCGTCATCATATCACCATCCATGGTGATGGCGCCAAGACCAACTTCTTTGGTCGCGCCATGTCCTTTTGTAGGACATCAATCCTTGTAGACATATTTGCAGCATGTGATCTCGTCACTTTAACACTTTAAGCATTTGAGATCAAGATGAGACTTAGTGGGGACAAACCACGACAATTCACGTCATTCCACTTGAACACTTGTGTTCTTATCTCCCCCTAACGGCGGGAATATTATCTCATCAAAGTGACAATCCACAATTTAACGGTGAATGAGATCGCCTGACAAGGTTCCTACATATGCGGATTATAGGTGGCGGTTCATATCCAACCTAAATTTATTCATCTCAAATGACCTATCATTGTACGCAGTGGCAGTGCGATTTG encodes the following:
- the LOC101293792 gene encoding uncharacterized protein LOC101293792, which translates into the protein MCHPIRHICNSRRDLLAALTVTAAPFALHPMSLQDTASARGLFQMPPVRLINRYFLVRAGESEYESWGVINTNPVAKTSVDSGLSEKGKKQAVRAAFDLKEMGACDTSCWIWPSITQRAYQAAEIIASVNGVTRSNIVPEYSFLDARGLGAYEGKKLEAVSEVYASDTISPRIKPPPIDDGTPNESVSDVFVRVTQLMSILETQYSADTVIIVSPDSDNLTILQAGIVGLDLRRHRELSFAPGEVRFVDTNSVPTYKQPASAVYKCLNPPNCT
- the LOC101299379 gene encoding E3 ubiquitin-protein ligase SIS3-like — protein: MAIRGVDFKWYDGFFLSMLATSVVIVAINWKRYHTCTYPLHIWIVVDYTTVFVFRLLMFVDNGLAAGMGLDFGWQQRYARFCGRVVVISILSLLLYPFLWAWTVIGTLWFRSSKDCLPEAGQKWGFLIWLLFSYCALLCISCMSLGKWLTRRQAHLLRAQQGIPISEFGILVDMIRVPDWAFEAAGQEARGMGQEAAYQPGLYLTTAQREAVEALIQELPKFRLKAVPTDCSECPICLEEFYEGNEVRGLPCAHNFHVECIDEWLRLNVKCPRCRCSVFPNLDLSAISNLRAESERSSVTLTANRYVRAQPSSQSYLLRLQGVLQPVHSETASNDTDTALATAENGDVASSSRDPLSQRQVPSVGHVIVVESASSPQQQR